From Penaeus chinensis breed Huanghai No. 1 chromosome 29, ASM1920278v2, whole genome shotgun sequence:
ttttttttttttttttttttcaaaaaccgcTGCCTCACCCTGTTTACAAAATTGTTCATAATAATTTATCAAATCAATTAATCCAGTGAAttttctgtatctgtgtgtgtgtgtgtgtttgggggggggggggggagtcagaagAGTAGTATCGAGTTCTCAGATTAAAGACATTTTGAGTTATATAATTCTTCttccattatttctgttattattattattattattagtagtagtagtagtagtatcataatcgttattgttactattatcagtattattattattatcactattattattactgtcattattatcattatcattattgtcattattataattattttgtattatcattatccttattatcattattatcgttattattactattattaataataataatgatgataaaattgttattattattattattattattattattataatttaactattattatcattatcactgtgtgtatgtatatatatatatatatatatatatatatatatatatgtatatacatatatatgtatatgtctatatatacatatgtatatatatgtatatgtatatacatatgtatatagatagatatatagatagatagatatgtgaccTGATGCTTTGCCTTATGATACCTTATGACTTTGACCTGCTAAAAATAAGTGGGGATGACCCGTAAGATACCACAggtcattgtcttcattatttttgGTAACTGCTTAAACGAAATCAGATAACAAAGGCCAAACATGTCTTGGTTGGTGCAAGGGAAAGTAAGATTAGACATTAAAGTGCTATCTACTGGGAAAAGGGACCTTGTATTTCGAAAATGAGTTGTATAAGTGGTGTAGATATAACAGTATGGTTGATTTAATTAATCAGTGGTCCTCAAcccttcgtgtgtttgtttgtttgttgtttaagtAATCAGTGGTCCTCAACCCttcgtgcgtttgtttgtttcttgtttcagtTTTTGGTTTAATTCCATGGGCAAAAAATAAGGAATAGGAATCATAAATACATTGgaaaagaacaataaagaaacgcctttattagtaaaaaaaaaaaaataataattgaacatTTTTTATAAAAAGcagaaaaatatttacaaatgtgaAGTCTTCCACTGTccaatgcattaaaaaaaatatcattctaaaaataggaaaaaacacTTAATCAACTTGAGCTTCCTCTACACAATGACCTCAAAATGGTTTAGTTATTTCAAAACTCTCTCGCGTACCATCCACCCAACACGTACCATATAATCTTTCATTATCTCCCGTGTTTCAATAAACACCGAACGGAGTACCAACAGATCATATCaatcgaagaggtgagaaaatAACACCATAGGAACCGTAAACATTAAATAAAGTCAAATCAGATATCGTATCGTATATTTCGACAATGTCAAGGCTATGTGCAGGTCCCTTTAACTAAGAATAGACCACATGTGACTGCATTATCAATAAAAGTGAGCAAATGAGCCAAATATAACTAAACTTGATATATGATTactcgacaaacaaacaaacaaatagtttCTTGTAAATAACTATGATGGTGGCGATAAACAAAtcacaaaaatagaagaaaaaaatatgaaatgacgcgtttcaaaaagaaaaagaaaagatggaaatatAACAATATTTAGTAACAGTTCAAATATAGTAACTAATTACAGGTATCAGCAACTCAGATAATATTCAGGAACACTTGAATTAATTTCCAGTGTTTCAAAGTTGCGGTCATGTGGTTTATGACACTTATTTTAAGCTCCAATTTTATCatccttcattatcataatcatcatcattatcatctttccttcagtttttatttttatttttatttatttactttttaaagtGGATTTGAAGTGTCTCTGAAATCCACAAAAAATGcctcactattttcattatcaattttttgtATAAGATGAaaatcgtacatatatacattgtaacagTTCATTTTAACGTCATATAATAATCTCAGAATTTACAGGTAATAACAAAGAGATTTAGATTCAACACCTTTCGTGTGTGTGGCGCAAACAACAAGCGGATTAGAATTATATTCCGACAATATTAGTTTAAGATCCGAGATAAGGGCAACATATTTacgaaggagtaggggagagaggctAATGAATaagcagaagaggggaaaagggggtaaagggagtgagaaggagaaagagaagacaaagaggaagaagaagaaatcgaaggGAAGATGGTGATAAGGCgaaagagggtgatgatgatgatggtaatgatgataataataacgatgatgataataataaaaatgataatgatattaattataataaacatgataatgatattaatgataatatagtacaataataatgataatggtattaatgataatataataacaataataatgataatgacagtaacaataatattgatcattgtaataacaataatattaattttatcatcattattattaatgataatagtactgataatgatggtaatattgataataaggatgataataataataataataataggaacaaggaccagatgttccaagcgcctacccggatagctcgcctgaggtgaAGCCTCGGGCGGTCGCTCCGGAAGGACGCCAACTCTGCCACCCCCGTCGACGTGCCCCATTTAAAGGGGGCAGCAGGCTCTGGGCCCAAAGCCGAAAGTGGGGTTCCTTGGGCTTTGTCCTacaggcctcatactgggttgggGCCTGCCAGGGCGCAGGTGGGACGAGTAACTCTCGCCCCCATCCTTCTCCCGAGCAGTCgccctcccaacaggacccacagcccgcctcacttgctgggttgGAGGGACTAGAATCTCTAGGCTGCCACACCATTGCTTCACAACACCCTGAGAACGaagcacccacatatatatatttatgtatatatatatttatatgtttaaatatacacataaacatacatatacaaatattatatataaatacataaatatacatacacacacacacatatatatacatgtatatgtgtatatgtatgtatgtacgtatatattcatatacacacacacacacacatatatatatatatatatatatatatatgcatatatacatatatatatatatatatatatgtatatatgtatgtatgcacatatatatatttatatgaatatatatatatataaatacatatatattatatgtatgtatatgtgtgtgtgtacatatacaaacacacacacacatatatatacacatatatatgtatgtatatacatgtgtgtatacatacatacatacatacatacagacatatatatataactatatatatatatatatatatatatatatatatatgtgtgtgtgtgtgtgtgtgtgtgtgtgtgtgtgtgtgtgtgtgtttgtatgtatgtatgtatgtatatatatatatgtatttgtgtgtatatatatacatacacacaagtgtctgtgtgtgtatatatatatttatgtgcgtgtgtgtgcatatgtatgtatgtatatatacatatatatatatatatacacacacacatacacacaagtgtctgtgtgtgtgtatatatatatgtgtgtgcatatatatatatatatatatatatatatatatatatatatatacatatatatacatatatatacatatatatatgtatatatatgtgtatatatatgtatatatatgtacacacacacacacacatatgtatatgtatacacatatgtgtgtgtgcgagctttCATAGATACCTGAGTGCCTCGTCCCTTCCCGTACAAGGCACTGTTGCTTTATCTCGCATGACAAGAACAGCACATCAGTCAGGGTGATATGCCAGTAAGTGGATTGTGCGATTTCGATCTAAAAAGAACATGGGGCTGGTCTGCTACGTGAGGCAATGCTGTAATTAACCtcaatattataatcactgttgtcattaatgCAATtttgatcactattatcagttatcattgttactgtcattattgttatcattatcattattactgctatcatcattatgagtgttattattattatcattgttattactattggcgctattagtagtattagtattggaattatcattataattaccattattattattgttacttgaaattattattattatagttaccatcatatagttattagttattattactattattatcattattagtattattattgttattatcaaaattatcattatcactattattattataattactattattattattattatcattattattattaccattatcataatcattatcaatattattaccattatcatattatcattatcattattatcattattattaatatcattgtcgttattgattttactattattattattatagtttttcttattatcattagctttgtctttattatttttatcatttttactgtttttattattataaccatttttgttatcattattattagcattattactaatttcatcatcatccttatcatcattattattatcatcaccgttatcatcactattattatcattatcataattgtaattagtattgatgctgccattattattattattataattattattattaccattattactactattatcatttcataattatcattacttttcttaccattattatcattattgttattactaatattactatcagcatcatgattatcattattattattattattattattattattattattattattattattgctatcattctcatcaatataattgttatcattatcctttttattgttattgttatttttattattattatcataaccattattattcatataatatggTTCTCCAGACGTGCACCTTAGTACTTAATACCAATGTACCAACCAACGGCAAAAACTAATTCAAATCAAATCTGAAAGATACGTTTGAGATAAGATACCCCACACGATATGGAGTGACAAGGCAAAATATATTATCACAGTGTTCTTCATATTACAGACACATGTCTGAAACatgttccttatcattattattgttattcaatgATCTGAGATGTCGTTATTTGGAATCACGTGAGTTTTTaggacgtaaagaaaaaaaaaaggtattgccGACTTAGATCACGATCTTTTTCTTGCtagaaattaatgaataatattctaataaaaagagatagaggttataactataaaaaaagaaaaagaaaaaaaattgtacgaTGAACTTACTCGTCAATCGATCTTTGTGTTTCTGTGAACAGCTTGACATTAACGCTTAATATATCAGTTACTTACAAATGCAAGTGACCGGTACATTGAAAGGTATTTTTTAAGCCTAACTACACTTCGTCTTTATCTAACTTCCGGCCTCTAGAGATCGAAGTCTATTTCGCAGAACAATACAATGGCGTAAAGTATATGAATTTTCTAAATACGAAGCATGTGTAAACAAAAGTAGGAAGTGTCAgctgattagagagagagagagaaagaaagaaaaaaaaaaaacgaactttgGCGAATCGTATCATAACGGTAATTGGGGTGAGTTGCCAATTGGCTCTTTACTGGATGCACTGgagttcattttatttataagtGTAATTACTTTGTAAACTATATGGGCAAGTagttttctgcttcttcttttcataCTATGTCTATTCTCTTGGTTCTTTTTTACTCTCAatgttattttctgtctgtctgtctgcctctctctcattatcatttttactccctccctccctccctctccctctctgtctggctgtttgtttgtctctctgactctctctctctctctctctctctctctctctctctctctctctctctctctctctctctctctctctctctttctctctctctctctctctctctccctctccctctctgtctgtctgtttgtttgtctctctgacactttctctctctctctctccctctccctctctgtctgtctgtctgtctgtttgtttgtctctctgactctctctctctctctctctccctctccctctctgtctgtctgtctgtctgtttgtctctctgacacatacactctctctctctctctctcactctcttccacatttttctgtctcttatttcctCCTCTACGTTATTGTTCTATTGTGTTCTAATCTAACATCTTGCTCTCATTTTGCTCCATCCTTATCAGTGACGAGATAAAAGTAATACTTGCTGGTGATAAGGTATATCTCTCCTTTGTGAATTAAGGACAAAAGCCGCCATATTTCAGTAGCTTGTAAACAAAATGAATTAAGATAGTTTGATAAgcagatattattttattatcattattatttttactttcgttttattgttgtagttttttttttttttttttttttttttttttttttttttttttttttttttttttttagtttagttgcGATTCTTACCTGTTTTGTGCTGCCATCTATGcgccttctatttccctctcgtGTAAATCGTATCTATCAGAttaacttaaaaataaataaaaacattgtcatttttttcattttaagatCGTGTCAAATTCCAACTAATCTGTCCCGAAattacaccattatcattaagattaccaACCACTTCACTCTCTGCTTGCCACATTGCAACTGGCAAGAAAGCCGGTCGGTTCTTGACACGACGCGCTGTGAACATGACGTAACATGTTCATGCAGATCCGTCCCGTTTTCTATGCGTCTGGGATCTTATCAGCTGCCGGTTCGACATTAatgcttatttttccttttactcgTAGATCGGTAGTTGTTGCTATGGGTATTATTTGTTatactttttattaattattatcgttactgttattatgcgtttttttatcattatcattattagcttctTCATTTCTTGGTTTCagatttatcattacttttatataaatTCGTTTAATGACTTACAGTCTATCGAACAGTTTTATTGTTCATCTTCTACCTTCCCTTGCAAAATTGAGGATTGAATAAACAATATTGCAAGAAATCTGTTATTATTTCCCTTATGacttaatattttctttctaacTACCGTGGCATATTTGGTTTAACAGTGACAATATAAGCATCTTAAATTATATCTAATATGCTATGTCGTTCCTTTATTTGATAATTTAATTCcctgttatttttgtaattaaaaatcatgccTTATATTACTTGGCTATCTACATGGTTATATTTGTACAAGAATCAAccgtaaaaaataagaaaaaatgcaataatCTACATTTGAGCTTCAAAAAATAGTCTCTAATGCCTAAATTTACCCTATACTATTTTCATTTACAATTAGAATGATCAACCGTGGTCTATTTTACTTAGTTATAAACGGAGAAACCCGTGACGAAGAAGACGAGATAAAAGACGATCGATCCCTTATTAAACTTTATCACAAGAATctacagtgaaaaaaaatgataaatgaaatgcaAAAACCTACCATTGAGTTTCCTTAATGCCGAAAATCACCATATACCGTTTCCGtctaaaaatattatcatcaatcgAGGAAAACCGTGatgaaacaaaagacgatcgatCCCTTAATGACATTTATCACAAGAATCTACagtgaaaaagaatgataaagaaaatgaaatgcaaaaaCCTACAATTGAGggtttttttaaataaagtttCCCTAATGCCTAATTTCACCATATACCGTTTCCGTCCAAAAATATAATCATCAATCGTGGTCAGATACCCCTTTATTTTACTTGGAGTTATAAGCGatgaaacaaaagacgatcgatCCCTTAATTACCTTTATCACAACAATCTACagtgaaaaagaatgataaagaaaattaaatgtttCAACCTACAATTGAGCTTTAAAAAATAAAGTTGCTCTAATCTCCATAAACCATTTCCGTCCAAAAATATAATCCATCAACCGTGCTCAGATACCCCTCTATTTTACTCGGAATTATAAGCGATGAAACCCGTGACGAAGAAGGCGAGACAAAAGACGATCGTAGCGACAGGCAAGACGATCGCTCGCCTATTGACCTTCATCTCTAGAACCTACAGTAAAAATgcattataaagaaaattaaatgctAAAGTCTACAATTGAGCGTATATATTGACTCCATTTCACTTGGAGTTATAAGTGATGAAACCGGTGACGAAGAAGACGAGACAGAAGACAATCGTAGCGATGGGCAAGAAGAAGATCGAACCCCGATTCACCTTCATCGCCGACACGAAGAAGCACCGAATCCGATCCTGTCTCGAGGGCGTGGGAGAGAAATCCTTCTTCGCTTGCTGTTCCTTATAGTCCATCGCGGGCGCCACCTGGATGAACGTCCTGGAACCCGTCGAGGGCGACTCCATCATGCGCAGATTTTCAATAAtgacgaggataatgatgatcaggAAGTCGATGGTGATGAGGACGATGTACCACACGTCGATGTGCTTGAGGTAGGCCGTTTTGGGTATCGATTGGCTCGTTTGGCTGAACAAGGCCGCCAAAACCAGGAGTGACGTCAGGGATACCATGATACGGTCCTTGGGTCGGGGAAGGAGGAGTTAAATCTTAATTAACTTAAATcccaaataattatatatattatatatttatattcatttttcttttagcaATTAGATAGATTAATAGTAATTAAATCATGGGTTATTATCATGTAATTAATAATCCAGTATTTGTATTGATTATTATGTTATCgcttaaataaattaatagtaatTAAATAAGTGGCAATTATCATCTATTCTGTATTTCTTTAcataaattatatcaatattaatcaaAACAATTAACCACATTAATTAAATCACTGGTAATTATCATTCCATTAATATTTCAGTTAgactatattcatatcaatattgatcaaaacaattaatatattaattaaatcactggtaattataattttattaagatTTCAGCGAGCCTATATTTAAAGGGAtgcaggcttatatatatatatatatatatatatatatatatatatatatatatatatatatcgagagacaCACTAAAGCATACACACAACACGCAGGTAACTCAGTATAAATGAAccaacatacagatagataaatagatatactacagagagacagatatacataatacatactaatacaagtacacatacaccgAGCCAGAtaaatgtatatccatttatatgccACACACTTAACAAATGTAtccaatatacatatacttaagacATGCATCCAATAGACAGACACTTAACACATGTATCCGAATAGACATACACTTAACAAATGTATCCAATAGATATACACGACATGTATTAATAAGCAGACACTTAACAAATGTATCCAATAGACATACACTTAACACATGTATCcgaatatacatacactaacCACATGTATCCAATAAACATACACTTGACAAATGCATCCAGTAAAATACCTGAAAATCGTGCAGGTCGAAAAACAGGGTCACATAACAGATGACAACCATAAAGAGACTGGGAACGACAGCATTACCGATGTAGTAACCGTACTGGTTCTTAAACTTGAAAAATAcctggagagaaagaaacagaattacTTTCAGGGTGAGACGAAAGAATAAAACTCGTCCGGAAGATAATGGTGGGTAAGTGAATGAACAGGTAAATAGGGAAGTTCGAGTTTGAAACGACAGTCAACGATATTTTATTGATTTGTGCGTCTCGATCCTTTCTCTTtgtaaaataggaaagaaaggaaaagatgaactACTTAAATAAcccaaaagcaaaaagaaagcgCATAAgtcgtcaataaataaataaaactcatcatacagaaattaaataaatcattaaaaagtCACAGAAAACGACAGATCATTAAGAAAATCTCACCTGCACAGCCCCAGGGCCTTTTTTCACCTGGCTTATCATTTGTTCTTTAACCAACATGTACTCTAACAGTCTCCTTTCCCCCGTGAAGTCTACACCACcctagaggagagaaaaaaatgaataaagaaggtATAAAATAAACACTTCCCGTCTCACTACCATATGTGAACCGCGTTTCGACTCTCACAGCAGAAACACATGTTAATGGAAGTCAGTGGAGGCCAGTGTTTCGGATACAAGTGTCGAAGCAGGTGGTTCACGAATTGCCTGGGCGGAAGTTGAGGCGACTGTACGCTGAAATGATATTgaaatctctctctttaatttatgGAATTATATTGTTCTGTAATCTAGtacattttcttgtttgttttttatatattatttattttaacacGTCAGTATTAGCATGATCATaaaaattgttatatatttacTCTCTATCCTCACAAATTAATGCCATTGCCATGATGTTACAATTTCCATCcgatcataattagcattactataatcactttcattaatgtcattaatattctattattaccgttactaaatatgctatatcattataatattattgttatgattatcactataacAGTGTTAGTAACATTTCCTCCTGCTAAGTGctgttatttttaataattattcgtatcattgtgatcaccatctttatcatcatatccttattaccattatcataattatgaccaGATTACTATCAAGTATTctctaacatttttattatcatcattattttaatattcgaatattttttttattgccattgcCATTTCACCTACAAATCTCACTCATGTCTTAAGTGCCCTAAGTGTTCAtagttcaatatcatcattatcaacactagcATCATCATTTCCTCCTGACAACTAATGCGACCTCGTTACACCAATGACCTTTATGTAGGTTTATCGAGTAATGACACTTGGGAACACGGTGACACACGCGCTGGGTGAAGTCCTTTGTTTACATCCGTTCGTACTCACTAAGCAAcagttgttttgtatttgtttgtgcttttgtatAATTGTCTTCGCCCCTGTGcccataagaaagaaaatattgttttgtttgttttatctttgtctgtgATTAGATAGAAATTAGAAACCCGATTAAAAGTTTGGTAATTAAGGGGATTTTAAGTATGTTACCGTTAATCTCGTGCTGATTCATTCACGAAGAAATGTAttgatagaaaatataaataatttaatattatcataaatagctCGACTACATCTCAAAGATCTGGACAAACAGTTATTTACCAGACAAAGATTCACACCACATACCTTCACAAACTCATAATTATCTCGCATATTGGAGATGTTATAAGTCAGAATGCACTGCTGGGTATCGAACGGGTACATCTGAAGCCGAAACTGACACATGAAGCCCACGGTATATTGCTGGACCATCTTCATGCTGTGAGA
This genomic window contains:
- the LOC125040860 gene encoding acetylcholine-gated chloride channel subunit acc-1-like — translated: MRAEFLLVDREGPPLPDDDTMAAEDKLYDGTSHSMKMVQQYTVGFMCQFRLQMYPFDTQQCILTYNISNMRDNYEFVKGGVDFTGERRLLEYMLVKEQMISQVKKGPGAVQVFFKFKNQYGYYIGNAVVPSLFMVVICYVTLFFDLHDFQDRIMVSLTSLLVLAALFSQTSQSIPKTAYLKHIDVWYIVLITIDFLIIIILVIIENLRMMESPSTGSRTFIQVAPAMDYKEQQAKKDFSPTPSRQDRIRCFFVSAMKVNRGSIFFLPIATIVFCLVFFVTGFITYNSK